In Bacillus sp. 2205SS5-2, a genomic segment contains:
- a CDS encoding MalY/PatB family protein — translation MENFDIITNRKGTASVKWDLTPRLFGEDDILPLWVADMDFPAPNEVIQSLHKRIEHGIFGYSFATDKTNSAVASWFKNRHNWSFPEDAILYSPGVVPSLATAITTFTDKGDRILVQTPVYFPFFQLIQQNDREVIDCPLFQMNSHYEIDFDAFEKSLQQGVKLFLLCNPHNPVGKVWTKAELTKMAQLCQAYNVLIVSDEIHCDLVFPPHQHYAIAKDFKDTVITLTAPSKTFNIAGLQASLLIIENQELRVQYQNAQKKQGVFSLNALGLIGLEAAYTKGGPWLNELISYIENNKKLVSSFLMENLPNVKLVETEGTYLLWLDFRALQLSEEKITELLHKKGKLALEPGSKYGEEGTGFFRMNIGCPKDTLEEAMFRLQRALS, via the coding sequence ATGGAAAATTTTGATATAATAACAAATCGCAAAGGAACTGCCTCTGTCAAATGGGATTTAACTCCTCGTCTATTCGGAGAGGACGATATCTTACCCTTGTGGGTTGCCGATATGGATTTTCCTGCTCCAAACGAAGTCATCCAATCCCTTCATAAACGAATAGAACATGGTATTTTCGGCTACAGTTTTGCAACAGACAAAACGAACTCAGCTGTTGCCTCATGGTTTAAAAACAGACATAATTGGTCCTTTCCAGAAGATGCCATTCTCTATAGCCCTGGTGTTGTCCCTTCTCTTGCGACAGCGATCACAACCTTTACCGATAAAGGCGACCGTATTTTAGTCCAAACGCCTGTCTACTTTCCTTTTTTTCAATTAATTCAACAAAATGACCGTGAAGTTATTGATTGCCCACTCTTTCAAATGAATAGCCACTATGAAATCGACTTTGATGCGTTTGAAAAAAGTCTTCAGCAAGGTGTAAAACTATTCTTATTATGTAATCCACATAATCCTGTTGGAAAAGTTTGGACTAAAGCTGAACTTACAAAAATGGCTCAATTATGTCAAGCTTATAACGTCCTAATAGTTTCTGACGAAATACATTGCGATCTAGTCTTCCCACCTCACCAGCACTATGCCATTGCAAAAGATTTCAAAGATACGGTGATTACACTCACAGCCCCGAGTAAAACGTTTAATATTGCGGGCTTGCAAGCATCTCTTTTGATTATTGAAAACCAAGAGCTTCGGGTTCAATATCAAAATGCACAAAAAAAACAAGGAGTTTTCTCTTTGAATGCACTGGGACTTATCGGACTCGAAGCTGCCTACACAAAAGGAGGTCCCTGGCTGAATGAGCTTATTTCTTACATAGAAAATAATAAAAAGCTCGTGTCTAGCTTTTTAATGGAAAACCTGCCGAACGTCAAACTTGTGGAAACAGAAGGAACCTATCTTCTATGGCTCGATTTTCGGGCTCTACAACTTTCAGAAGAAAAAATCACCGAACTTCTTCATAAAAAAGGAAAGCTTGCTCTTGAACCTGGTAGTAAATACGGAGAAGAAGGAACTGGATTTTTCCGCATGAATATTGGCTGTCCTAAAGATACACTAGAAGAAGCGATGTTCAGGTTACAAAGAGCTTTAAGTTAA
- a CDS encoding DUF1871 family protein — MNLTEMNRQLVSLLKKWDPFQVGPEGYDTEIADVVQAVHDNEKPQPLAGEIQSIYEFSFEEWIPMWECEVIAEKMLQIKNSASCSF; from the coding sequence ATGAATTTGACGGAGATGAATAGACAACTAGTGTCTTTGTTGAAAAAGTGGGATCCTTTTCAAGTAGGTCCTGAAGGCTATGATACCGAAATTGCCGATGTTGTACAAGCGGTTCATGACAACGAAAAACCACAGCCCTTAGCCGGTGAGATTCAAAGTATTTATGAATTTTCATTTGAAGAATGGATTCCTATGTGGGAATGTGAAGTGATTGCTGAAAAAATGCTTCAAATAAAAAACAGCGCATCTTGCTCATTTTAG
- a CDS encoding alpha/beta hydrolase yields MLENDITFNRMVNGIEVYYEYHSHPHSKETFVLLHGFLSSTFSFRRLTPLLKQHYNVLSVDLPPFGRSGKSNKFRYSYENLGKTVIQLLQQLNMTNVFLAGHSMGGQVALYMMKQQPELIEKGILLGSSGYLKRVNKPLVWLSYAPFFHLYVKLWLTRSGIRNNLENVVHDIQLIDDEMMYGYLKPFLDDEIFRALTRMIRDREGDLSENILRQIDTPCLLIWGDQDRVVPLNIGKRLNKDLPNANMIILKETGHLLPEEKPDEVLQHIQQFVVS; encoded by the coding sequence ATGCTAGAAAATGACATTACGTTTAATAGAATGGTTAATGGCATCGAAGTTTATTATGAATATCATTCTCATCCTCATTCAAAGGAAACTTTTGTATTGCTGCATGGATTTCTTTCATCAACGTTTAGCTTTCGGCGGTTAACTCCGCTATTAAAACAGCATTACAATGTCCTTTCAGTAGACCTTCCCCCGTTTGGCAGAAGTGGAAAGTCAAATAAATTTAGATACTCTTATGAAAATTTAGGAAAAACGGTGATCCAACTTTTACAGCAACTCAACATGACCAACGTTTTTCTAGCCGGTCATTCTATGGGGGGACAAGTAGCCCTATATATGATGAAGCAACAGCCTGAGCTAATTGAAAAGGGTATATTACTTGGTAGTTCCGGGTATTTGAAGCGAGTCAATAAACCTCTTGTTTGGCTCAGCTACGCTCCTTTTTTCCATTTATATGTAAAACTCTGGCTAACACGTTCTGGAATACGAAACAATTTAGAAAATGTGGTCCACGACATTCAATTAATTGACGATGAAATGATGTACGGCTATTTAAAACCATTTCTAGATGATGAAATATTCCGGGCACTTACGCGGATGATTCGTGACAGGGAAGGTGATTTATCCGAGAACATCCTCCGTCAAATCGATACCCCGTGCTTGCTTATTTGGGGGGATCAGGACCGGGTTGTCCCCTTAAACATAGGTAAGCGATTAAATAAAGATTTACCCAATGCCAATATGATTATTTTGAAGGAAACTGGCCATCTTTTACCTGAAGAAAAACCTGATGAAGTACTTCAACATATTCAGCAATTCGTGGTAAGTTAA
- a CDS encoding Lrp/AsnC family transcriptional regulator encodes MKCTEKELELLTILEQDARIADEVLAKMLNVTETEVTQMIESLKEQNVLVRCNALVNWSKVDSYEGITAMIDVKVTPKRGVGFNEIAQRIYRFPEVKSLYLMSGAYDLSVTVEGKSMNEVGNFVSQKLSTLDSVVSTMTHFYLKKYKHDGIILEDGEEDQRMVVSP; translated from the coding sequence ATGAAATGCACAGAAAAAGAATTAGAATTACTCACAATCTTAGAACAAGATGCACGTATTGCAGACGAAGTATTAGCAAAAATGCTGAATGTTACGGAAACTGAAGTAACTCAGATGATTGAAAGCTTAAAAGAGCAGAATGTCTTGGTACGTTGTAATGCATTAGTAAACTGGTCAAAAGTAGATAGTTATGAAGGGATCACCGCGATGATTGATGTAAAAGTCACCCCGAAGCGTGGAGTAGGGTTTAATGAAATTGCTCAACGTATATACCGCTTTCCTGAAGTGAAATCGCTATATTTAATGTCAGGTGCGTATGATTTATCGGTGACAGTCGAAGGAAAATCAATGAACGAGGTAGGTAATTTTGTCTCTCAAAAGCTGTCTACGCTCGATTCAGTGGTTTCAACTATGACGCATTTTTACTTAAAAAAATACAAGCATGATGGCATTATTTTAGAAGATGGTGAAGAAGATCAGCGTATGGTGGTGTCACCTTGA
- a CDS encoding aminotransferase, whose amino-acid sequence MKQSHHYLSRSVDSLAPSGIRKFFDLANSLEGVISLGVGEPDFVTSWGVREAAIASLEKGYTSYTANAGLVELRTEISHYIEDRFKVAYDVNEEIIVTVGASQALDLAFRSILNPGDEVIIVEPSFVSYAPLVTLAGGTPVRIDAKAENEFVMQPDQLREAITEKTKAILLCSPNNPTGTVMKKEHYEGLLPIIQEEDLLVISDEIYAELVYDEEHICFSALPDMRERTILINGFSKGFAMTGWRLGFVCAPPFLTQAMLKIHQYSMMCAPTSAQFGAIAALSEGMREVAEMKKSYRQRRNYFVSACNEMGLSCHLPGGAFYSFPSIKSTGLSSEEFAQRLLVEEKVAVVPGHVFGESGEGHIRCSYASSLSQLQEAVKRMKRFMERTRS is encoded by the coding sequence ATGAAACAGTCCCATCACTATTTGTCTCGCTCTGTCGATTCTCTTGCACCTTCAGGAATTCGAAAGTTTTTTGATTTAGCCAATAGTTTAGAAGGAGTTATCTCACTAGGAGTTGGTGAGCCTGACTTTGTAACATCGTGGGGAGTGAGAGAAGCTGCCATCGCATCACTAGAAAAAGGGTATACATCCTACACAGCCAACGCAGGACTGGTAGAGCTTCGTACAGAAATTTCTCACTATATTGAAGATCGGTTTAAAGTTGCTTATGACGTCAATGAAGAAATAATTGTGACTGTGGGTGCGAGTCAGGCGCTTGATCTCGCGTTTCGATCGATCCTCAATCCGGGAGATGAAGTCATCATTGTGGAGCCGAGCTTTGTGTCTTACGCACCGCTAGTGACGCTTGCTGGGGGGACGCCCGTCCGGATTGATGCAAAAGCAGAAAATGAATTTGTGATGCAGCCTGATCAGCTACGGGAAGCCATTACAGAAAAGACGAAAGCGATTTTACTTTGTTCCCCAAATAATCCGACCGGTACAGTCATGAAAAAAGAGCATTACGAAGGATTACTGCCTATCATTCAAGAGGAAGACCTTTTGGTTATTTCAGATGAAATATATGCAGAGCTTGTTTATGATGAAGAACATATTTGTTTTTCTGCCCTTCCTGACATGAGAGAGCGAACGATCTTAATCAATGGATTTTCAAAGGGTTTTGCCATGACGGGATGGCGGCTGGGGTTTGTTTGTGCTCCACCATTTTTGACGCAAGCCATGCTGAAAATTCACCAGTATAGTATGATGTGTGCACCTACATCCGCACAGTTTGGTGCTATTGCAGCGCTGAGTGAAGGGATGCGAGAAGTCGCAGAAATGAAAAAAAGTTATCGTCAACGGCGTAATTATTTTGTGTCGGCATGTAATGAAATGGGTCTTTCCTGTCATTTACCGGGAGGAGCTTTTTATAGTTTTCCATCCATTAAAAGCACGGGATTGTCATCAGAAGAATTCGCTCAACGCTTGTTGGTCGAAGAAAAGGTGGCTGTGGTACCTGGACATGTATTTGGAGAAAGTGGAGAAGGACATATTCGCTGTTCATATGCCTCTTCGCTCAGTCAGCTGCAAGAGGCTGTGAAGAGAATGAAGCGATTTATGGAGAGAACTCGATCGTGA
- a CDS encoding helix-turn-helix transcriptional regulator, with the protein MAHNFGEHLKMYREQCNLSQQELAFKVRVGTKTIEKYENGTQLPDTQTILKLSTVLDVPASELLEKEGVLASGIDPEIEQLVNEIGTKKAKLILRKAKEFSEEDFLRVMQMLFELKYNE; encoded by the coding sequence ATGGCTCACAATTTTGGTGAACATTTAAAAATGTATCGTGAACAGTGTAATCTATCACAACAAGAACTAGCTTTTAAAGTACGGGTTGGAACCAAAACAATTGAGAAGTACGAAAATGGAACACAACTGCCGGATACCCAAACCATTCTAAAACTTTCTACAGTTTTAGATGTGCCTGCTTCCGAGCTTCTTGAAAAAGAAGGCGTCCTTGCTTCTGGTATTGACCCCGAGATTGAGCAACTAGTGAATGAGATAGGAACGAAAAAAGCGAAGCTCATTCTTCGCAAAGCAAAAGAATTCTCAGAAGAAGACTTCCTTCGTGTGATGCAAATGCTATTTGAATTAAAATATAACGAATAA
- a CDS encoding sodium-dependent transporter, with the protein MNNAEWTSRIGFILAASGSAIGLGAIWKFPYMAGMNGGGVFFILFILFTVIIGTPILLAEFVIGRKGKADAITAYKNIAPNSSWHWVGYLGTIVSFILLSFYSVVGGWILSYLTRSVTGALSGKTQSQYEELFVSLISNPWEVLIAQFIFILMTAYVVQGGIQKGIEKASRYMMPLLFVFFLVLVIRSLTLDGAMEGVLFLLKPDWNYLSGHTILLALGQAFFALSVGVSVMVTYASYLSKKENLVRSAFSVAGLNIFISLLAGLVIFPAVFALGFTPGEGPGLVFVVLPAVFNELSFGGFFLVIFLVLLLFATLTSAFSILEILVAVLTKNKENKRKNTTFVAAFIVFLAGIPSALSFGIWSEIRFFNKTFFDLADFIVTNIGLPTGALLISIFLSFRMKKAESYQELAQGSNITSVSFNLWFICLRYIVPVAIILVFLQSLNIL; encoded by the coding sequence ATGAATAATGCTGAATGGACATCAAGAATTGGCTTTATTTTAGCCGCTTCTGGTTCTGCTATTGGACTAGGAGCTATTTGGAAATTCCCTTATATGGCTGGAATGAATGGTGGAGGGGTCTTCTTTATATTGTTTATCCTTTTTACAGTGATCATTGGGACACCTATTCTTCTTGCTGAGTTTGTTATCGGAAGAAAAGGAAAGGCAGATGCTATCACTGCCTATAAAAATATTGCACCAAACTCATCTTGGCATTGGGTCGGATACTTAGGAACAATTGTCTCTTTTATCTTATTATCGTTTTATAGTGTTGTAGGGGGGTGGATTCTTTCCTATTTGACAAGAAGTGTTACCGGAGCTTTATCTGGGAAGACACAATCCCAATATGAAGAGTTGTTCGTATCACTTATTAGCAATCCATGGGAAGTGCTAATCGCTCAATTTATATTTATTCTCATGACGGCATACGTCGTTCAGGGTGGAATTCAAAAAGGAATTGAAAAAGCCAGCCGCTATATGATGCCTTTGTTATTTGTCTTTTTTCTTGTTTTAGTAATTCGATCTTTAACCTTAGATGGAGCGATGGAAGGGGTATTATTCTTATTAAAACCTGACTGGAATTATTTATCGGGGCATACCATTCTCCTTGCTTTAGGCCAAGCCTTTTTTGCTTTAAGTGTAGGTGTATCGGTTATGGTGACATATGCTTCGTATTTGTCTAAAAAAGAAAATTTAGTTCGATCCGCTTTTTCCGTTGCTGGTCTAAATATTTTCATCTCCTTATTAGCAGGACTTGTCATTTTCCCCGCTGTATTTGCCTTAGGATTCACGCCAGGAGAAGGACCGGGATTAGTATTTGTCGTCTTGCCGGCAGTCTTTAATGAACTCTCCTTTGGTGGTTTTTTCTTAGTCATTTTCTTAGTTTTGCTTTTATTCGCGACTTTAACATCAGCATTTTCGATCCTCGAAATTCTGGTTGCGGTATTAACTAAAAACAAGGAGAACAAGCGAAAGAACACAACGTTTGTAGCTGCCTTTATCGTATTTCTTGCAGGCATTCCGAGTGCGTTATCTTTTGGAATTTGGAGCGAAATCAGATTTTTTAATAAAACATTTTTTGATCTAGCTGATTTTATCGTTACCAATATTGGCTTACCTACCGGCGCTCTTCTCATCAGTATCTTTCTCTCTTTCAGAATGAAAAAAGCAGAAAGCTATCAAGAACTTGCACAAGGAAGTAACATCACATCTGTCAGCTTTAATCTTTGGTTTATCTGTTTACGCTATATTGTTCCAGTTGCAATCATCCTTGTCTTTCTTCAATCGTTAAATATTTTATAA
- the yugI gene encoding S1 domain-containing post-transcriptional regulator GSP13, translating to MTTKYEVGTELKGKVTGIQPYGAFVALDEQTQGLVHISEITHGYVKDINEHLTVGDEVNIQVLSVDAAANKISLSIRATEEAPAATTPKEAAKKPRRRQGQSNIKAVEEAPAGFNTLKEKLEEWIEQSDLVKK from the coding sequence ATGACTACAAAATATGAAGTTGGTACAGAATTAAAAGGTAAAGTAACAGGCATCCAACCGTACGGTGCGTTTGTTGCATTAGACGAACAAACTCAAGGTTTAGTGCATATTTCTGAAATTACACATGGCTATGTTAAAGACATTAATGAGCATTTAACAGTAGGAGACGAAGTAAACATACAAGTTCTTTCTGTTGATGCAGCAGCAAACAAAATCAGTCTTTCAATTCGTGCAACGGAAGAAGCACCAGCAGCAACTACTCCAAAAGAAGCAGCGAAAAAACCTCGCCGCCGCCAAGGACAAAGCAATATAAAAGCTGTTGAAGAAGCACCAGCTGGATTCAATACTCTAAAAGAAAAACTTGAAGAGTGGATTGAGCAATCTGACCTAGTCAAAAAATAA
- a CDS encoding sigma-54 interaction domain-containing protein, whose translation MKTESLLHIYQELIEKLDSGVHIIDREQKTIVYNKRMMDIEGMSIEDVLDKNILDVFHFERDEESTLLHVLRNGESILNVKQTYFTRKGQEITTINNTYPLFEHGVCIGAVEIARDITKLDRLMKEQMTKKDENYTFNSIIGSSASILEVIENSKHATTSPSSILIIGEIGTGKELIAQTIHNESSRAGKPFIAQQCDSLDPAHSARMLVGEGGVIQLATGGTLLLSHIDRLSLNLQDKLLDILQSKKIKHDNIESPLNIQVIGTMQEDPIDAIAAGRLRKELYYKLSNYSIFVPPLRERQEDILELAQSFIDSYNLLFGANVKAIHQEVINALQAYDWPGNVRELERVMEESLSFVGWEEMISYHHLPMSFRQKVSADTEEDDKWLVQPNRELLSLEEYLQEAEKYYIQKALMNHDFNITKTAKSLRMSRQNLQYRIRKNQIERSPEK comes from the coding sequence ATGAAGACTGAAAGCCTCTTACACATCTATCAAGAATTAATTGAAAAGCTTGACTCTGGCGTTCATATCATTGACCGTGAACAAAAGACCATAGTCTACAATAAAAGGATGATGGACATCGAAGGGATGTCTATTGAAGATGTGCTTGATAAAAATATTTTAGATGTTTTTCACTTTGAACGGGATGAAGAAAGCACACTTCTTCATGTACTTCGAAATGGTGAAAGTATCTTAAATGTCAAGCAAACGTATTTCACACGGAAAGGACAAGAAATTACCACAATCAATAATACGTACCCTTTATTTGAACATGGCGTATGTATTGGAGCTGTTGAAATCGCTCGCGATATAACAAAGCTTGATCGACTGATGAAAGAGCAAATGACGAAAAAGGATGAGAACTACACGTTTAACTCCATCATTGGAAGCTCTGCCTCTATTTTAGAGGTAATTGAAAACAGTAAACACGCCACCACTAGTCCTTCCTCAATACTCATAATTGGTGAGATTGGCACAGGAAAAGAACTTATTGCTCAAACTATTCATAATGAAAGCTCGAGAGCTGGAAAGCCTTTTATTGCTCAGCAATGCGATTCCTTGGATCCCGCACATTCTGCTCGCATGCTTGTTGGCGAAGGTGGCGTTATACAATTAGCTACTGGTGGAACTCTTCTTCTTTCTCACATTGACCGTCTATCACTAAATCTTCAGGATAAGCTACTAGATATCCTTCAATCAAAAAAAATCAAGCATGACAACATTGAATCCCCTCTAAATATACAAGTGATTGGTACAATGCAAGAAGATCCAATAGATGCCATTGCTGCGGGACGTCTTCGCAAAGAGCTGTATTATAAACTAAGCAACTATTCCATCTTCGTCCCTCCTCTAAGAGAGCGACAAGAGGATATATTGGAATTAGCTCAATCTTTTATTGATTCTTATAACTTGCTGTTCGGAGCCAATGTAAAAGCCATCCATCAAGAAGTGATAAACGCTCTTCAAGCCTATGATTGGCCAGGAAATGTGCGAGAACTTGAACGAGTAATGGAAGAGTCGTTGAGTTTTGTCGGATGGGAAGAAATGATTTCCTATCACCACTTGCCGATGTCATTTAGGCAGAAGGTAAGTGCAGACACAGAAGAAGATGATAAATGGCTTGTTCAACCAAATCGTGAATTGTTGTCACTCGAAGAATACTTACAAGAGGCAGAAAAATATTATATCCAAAAAGCACTGATGAATCATGATTTTAATATCACAAAAACAGCCAAATCCTTAAGAATGAGCAGGCAAAATTTACAATATCGCATTCGAAAAAATCAAATCGAACGCTCACCTGAAAAATAA
- the pruA gene encoding L-glutamate gamma-semialdehyde dehydrogenase: MIPYKHEPFTDFSNEEKQNAYQEGLKLVGSYLGQHYPLVIGGEKISTDEKIVSRNPADKEEIIGYVSKANQELAEKAMQIAYSTFQTWRKYKPEARADILFRAAAIIRRRKDEFSALLTKEAGKPWNEADADTAEAIDFLEYYARQMLTMKNGHKVESRPGEYNQYNYVPLGVGVIISPWNFPFAIMAGTAVAAIVTGNTVLLKPASTTPVVAAKFVEVMEEAGLPSGVLNFIPGSGAEVGDYLVDHPKTRFISFTGSRDVGTRIYERASKVNEGQIWLKRVIAEMGGKDTIVVDKDADLELAAKSIVASSFGFSGQKCSACSRAIVLEDVYDTVLDRVVELTKELTVGNPVDRSHFMGPVIDQAAYDKIMSYIEIGKQEGRLAAGGEGDDSTGYFVKPTIIADLTRDARLMKEEIFGPVVGFTKAKDFTEAIEIANDTDYGLTGAVITNNRDHIEQAREDFHVGNLYFNRGCTGAIVGYQPFGGFNMSGTDSKAGGPDYLTLHMQAKTTSEML, translated from the coding sequence ATGATTCCTTATAAACATGAACCGTTTACAGATTTTTCAAATGAAGAAAAACAAAATGCCTACCAAGAGGGATTAAAACTAGTCGGAAGCTATCTTGGACAACATTATCCACTTGTAATTGGGGGAGAGAAGATCTCAACTGATGAGAAAATTGTTTCCCGTAACCCGGCTGATAAAGAAGAAATTATCGGCTATGTGTCAAAAGCAAATCAAGAATTAGCTGAGAAAGCGATGCAAATTGCTTACTCTACTTTCCAAACGTGGAGAAAATACAAGCCAGAAGCACGAGCTGACATTCTATTCCGTGCAGCAGCAATCATTCGTCGTCGTAAAGATGAATTTTCTGCTCTTCTTACAAAAGAAGCAGGTAAGCCATGGAACGAAGCGGATGCAGATACGGCGGAAGCGATTGATTTCCTTGAATACTATGCTCGTCAAATGCTGACAATGAAAAACGGTCACAAAGTAGAAAGTCGCCCAGGTGAATACAATCAATACAATTATGTTCCTCTAGGTGTCGGAGTAATTATCTCTCCGTGGAACTTCCCATTTGCGATTATGGCAGGAACAGCTGTAGCGGCAATTGTAACAGGAAATACTGTTCTCTTGAAACCAGCTTCCACCACGCCGGTTGTAGCAGCGAAATTCGTAGAAGTAATGGAAGAAGCGGGTCTTCCGAGTGGAGTTTTAAACTTTATCCCTGGAAGCGGAGCGGAAGTTGGCGATTATTTAGTCGATCATCCGAAAACGCGATTCATCTCTTTCACAGGATCTCGTGACGTAGGTACACGCATTTATGAGCGTGCTTCTAAAGTGAATGAAGGTCAAATTTGGCTGAAACGTGTAATTGCTGAAATGGGTGGAAAAGATACTATTGTCGTTGACAAAGATGCAGATTTAGAATTAGCTGCAAAATCGATCGTCGCCTCTTCATTTGGTTTTTCAGGTCAAAAATGTTCAGCTTGCTCTCGCGCTATCGTTCTAGAAGATGTGTATGATACGGTTCTAGATCGAGTAGTGGAGCTTACTAAAGAATTAACCGTTGGAAATCCAGTTGATCGTTCACACTTCATGGGACCAGTTATCGATCAAGCGGCTTACGATAAAATCATGAGTTATATTGAAATTGGAAAACAAGAAGGTCGTTTAGCAGCGGGAGGAGAAGGCGATGATTCGACTGGATACTTCGTCAAGCCAACCATTATTGCTGACTTAACGAGAGATGCACGCCTAATGAAAGAAGAAATCTTTGGACCAGTCGTTGGTTTTACGAAAGCAAAAGATTTCACAGAGGCCATCGAGATTGCCAATGATACAGACTATGGTCTAACGGGAGCGGTAATCACAAACAACCGTGATCACATTGAGCAAGCTCGTGAAGATTTCCATGTTGGAAACCTTTATTTTAACCGAGGATGTACAGGTGCCATCGTAGGTTACCAACCATTCGGAGGTTTTAACATGAGTGGAACAGACTCAAAAGCCGGTGGACCAGATTACCTTACTCTTCACATGCAAGCAAAAACAACATCAGAAATGTTATAA